The genomic interval tcgttgagttcgtaattaaatttcctatcgaactgtgttttaaaaaaaaaattaaatttttttcactttttttgttatttttgatgacgatatttgaatattggccgaaaatcgtttttctggtttttgcgactataaatatcagtattttcatcacagcattcaaaatattggtccgaatatggaatgtaatacctcgttgagttcgtaattaaatttcctatcgaactgtgttttcaaaaaaaaattaaatttttttcacttcttttgtaatttatgataatgatttttgagtattggccgaaaatcgtttttctggtttttgcgactataaatatcagtattttcatcacagcattcaaaatattggtccgaatatggaatgtaatacctcgttgagttcgtaattaaatttcctatcgaactgtgttttcaaaaaaaaattaaatttttgtcactttttttgtaatttttgatgatgatttttgaatattggccgaaaatcgtttttctggtttttgcgactataaatatcagtattttcatcacagcattcaaaatattggtccgaatatggaatgtaatacctcgttgagttcgtaattaaatttcctatcgaactgtgttttcaaaaaaaaattaaatttttttcactttttttgtaatttttgatgatgatttttgaatattggccgaaaatcgtttttctggtttttgcgactataaatatcagtattttcatcacagaattcaaaatattggtccgaatatggaatgtaatacctcgttgagttcgtaattaaatttcctatcgaactgtgttttcaaaaaaaaattaaatgtttttcacattttttgttatttttgatgacgatatttgaatattggccgaaaatcgtttttctggtttttgcgactataaatatcagtattttcatcacagcattcaaaatattggtccgaatatggaatgtaatacctcgttgagttcgtaattaaatttcctatcaaaatgtgttttcccaaaaaaattaaatttttttcactttttttgtaattttttcatgatgatttttgaatattggccgaaaatcgttttttggtttttgcgactataaatatcagtattttcatcacagcattcaaaatattggtccgaatatggaatgtaatagctcgttgagttcgtaattaaatttcctatcgaactgtgttttcaaaaaaaaattaaatttttttcactttttttgtaatttttgataatgattttttaatattggccgaaaatcgtttttctggtttttgcgactataaatatcagtattttcatcacagcattcaaaatattggtccgaatatggaatgtaatacctcgttgagttcgtaattaaatttcctatcgaactgtgttttcaaaaaaaattaaatttttttcactttttttgtaattttttcatgatgatttttgaatattggccgaaaatcgttttttggtttttgcgactataaatatcagtattttcatcacagcattcaaaatattggtccgaatatggaatgtaatacctcgttgagttcgtaattaaatttcctatcgaactgtgttttaaaaaaaaaattaaatttttttcactttttttgttatttttgatgacgatatttgaatattggccgaaaatcgtttttctggtttttgcgactataaatatcagtattttcatcacagcattcaaaatattggtccgaatatggaatgtaatacctcgttgagttcgtaattaaatttcctatcgaactgtgttttcaaaaaaaaattaaatttttttcacttcttttgtaatttatgataatgatttttgagtattggccgaaaatcgtttttctggtttttgcgactataaatatcagtattttcatcacagcattcaaaatattggtccgaatatggaatgtaatacctcgttgagttcgtaattaaatttcctatcgaactgtgttttcaaaaaaaaattaaatttttgtcactttttttgtaatttttgatgatgatttttgaatattggccgaaaatcgtttttctggtttttgcgactataaatatcagtattttcatcacagcattcaaaatattggtccgaatatggaatgtaatacctcgttgagttcgtaattaaatttcctatcgaactgtgttttcaaaaaaaaattaaatttttttcactttttttgtaatttttgatgatgatttttgaatattggccgaaaatcgtttttctggtttttgcgactataaatatcagtattttcatcacagaattcaaaatattggtccgaatatggaatgtaatacctcgttgagttcgtaattaaatttcctatcgaactgtgttttcaaaaaaaaattaaatgtttttcacattttttgttatttttgatgacgatatttgaatattggccgaaaatcgtttttctggtttttgcgactataaatatcagtattttcatcacagcattcaaaatattggtccgaatatggaatgtaatacctcgttgagttcgtaattaaatttcctatcaaaatgtgttttcccaaaaaaattaaatttttttcactttttttgtaattttttcatgatgatttttgaatattggccgaaaatcgttttttggtttttgcgactataaatatcagtattttcatcacagcattcaaaatattggtccgaatatggaatgtaatagctcgttgagttcgtaattaaatttcctatcgaactgtgttttcaaaaaaaaattaaatttttttcactttttttgtaatttttgataatgattttttaatattggccgaaaatcgtttttctggtttttgcgactataaatatcagtattttcatcacagcattcaaaatattggtccgaatatggaatgtaatacctcgttgagttcgtaattaaatttcctatcgaactgtgttttttaaaaaaaaaattaaattttttcccttttttttgttatttttgatgatgatttttgaatattggccgaaaatcgtttttctggtttttgcgactataaatatcagtattttcatcacagcattcaaaatattggtccgaatatggaatgtaatagctcgttgagttcgtaattaaatttcctatcgaactgtgttttcaaaaaaaaattaaatttttttcactttttttgtaatttttgataatgattttttaatattggccgaaaatcgtttttctggtttttgcgactataaatatcagtattttcatcacagcattcaaaatattggtccgaatatggaatgtaatacctcgttgagttcgtaattaaatttcctatcgaactgtgttttcaaaaaaaaattaaatttttttcacttcttttgtaatttatgataatgatttttgagtattggccgaaaatcgtttttctgatttttgcgactataaatatcagtattttcatcacagcattcaaaatattggtccgaatatggaatgtaatacctcgttgagttcgtaattaaatttcctatcgaactgtgttttcaaaaaaaaattaaatgtttttcacattttttgttatttttgatgacgatatttgaatattggccgaaaatcgtttttctggtttttgcgactataaatatcagtattttcatcacagcattcaaaatattggtccgaatatggaatgtaatacctcgttgagttcgtaattaaatttcctatcaaaatgtgttttcccaaaaaaattaaatttttttcactttttttgtaattttttcatgatgatttttgaatattggccgaaaatcgttttttggtttttgcgactataaatatcagtattttcatcacagcattcaaaatattggtccgaatatggaatgtaatagctcgttgagttcgtaattaaatttcctatcgaactgtgttttcaaaaaaaaattaaatttttttcactttttttgtaatttttgataatgattttttaatattggccgaaaatcgtttttctggtttttgcgactataaatatcagtattttcatcacagcattcaaaatattggtccgaatatggaatgtaatacctcgttgagttcgtaattaaatttcctatcgaactgtgttttcaaaaaaaaattaaatttttttcacttcttttgtaatttatgataatgatttttgagtattggccgaaaatcgtttttctgatttttgcgactataaatatcagtattttcatcacagcattcaaaatattggtccgaatatggaatgtaatacctcgttgagttcgtaattaaatttcctatcgaactgtgttttcaaaaaaaaattaaatttttttcactttttttgtaatttttgataatgattttttaatattggccgaaaatcgtttttctggtttttgcgactataaatatcagtattttcatcacagcattcaaaatattggtccgaatatggaatgtaatacctcgttgagttcgtaattaaatttcctatcgaactgtgttttttaaaaaaaaaaattaaattttttcccttttttttgttatttttgatgatgatttttgaatattggccgaaaatcgtttttctggtttttgcgactataaatatcagtattttcatcacagcattcaaaatattggtccgaatatggaatgtaatagctcgttgagttcgtaattaaatttcctatcgaactgtgttttcaaaaaaaaattaaatttttttcactttttttgtaatttttgataatgattttttaatattggccgaaaatcgtttttctggtttttgcgactataaatatcagtattttcatcacagcattcaaaatattggtccgaatatggaatgtaatacctcgttgagttcgtaattaaatttcctatcgaactgtgttttcaaaaaaaaattaaatttttttcacttcttttgtaatttatgataatgatttttgagtattggccgaaaatcgtttttctgatttttgcgactataaatatcagtattttcatcacagcattcaaaatattggtccgaatatggaatgtaatacctcgttgagttcgtaattaaatttcctatcgaactgtgttttcaaaaaaaaattaaatgtttttcacattttttgttatttttgatgacgatatttgaatattggccgaaaatcgtttttctggtttttgcgactataaatatcagtattttcatcacagcattcaaaatattggtccgaatatggaatgtaatacctcgttgagttcgtaattaaatttcctatcaaaatgtgttttcccaaaaaaattaaatttttttcactttttttgtaattttttcatgatgatttttgaatattggccgaaaatcgttttttggtttttgcgactataaatatcagtattttcatcacagcattcaaaatattggtccgaatatggaatgtaatacctcgttgagttcgtaattaaatttcctatcgaactgtgttttcaaaaaaaaattaaatttttttcactttttttgtaatttttgataatgattttttaatattggccgaaaatcgtttttctggtttttgcgactataaatatcagtattttcatcacagcattcaaaatattggtccgaatatggaatgtaatacctcgttgagttcgtaattaaatttcctatcgaactgtgttttcaaaaaaaaattaaatttttttcacttcttttgtaatttatgataatgatttttgagtattggccgaaaatcgtttttctgatttttgcgactataaatatcagtattttcatcacagcattcaaaatattggtccgaatatggaatgtaatacctcgttgagttcgtaattaaatttcctatcgaactgtgttttcaaaaataaattaaattttttcacattttttgtaatttttgatgatgttaccccttacaaaaaatgcgaaaatttgaccaaaaattattttaacaaagttaTTCAATAATTGATTTGGTTAGTTAGTATTGGCAATTAGgagtataaaaatgtaatttgtttaactttctgaccatttttagccaagttataccgaaaatatCAATCGTAAATATGAAGATATTAAAATTCCGACCAAAACTTTGCCTCGGCCTCCGGCTGCGCCGGCAGGCAATAAATTTGATATTCAAagtaaattttcaatttctacgCGAATAGATATTTCCATAAATAAACCGCATAAATCAGAGCTGCGATCGTTGAGCTGACGTAGCTCAAAACCCAGCTCCGCTCAGCTCATTAGTAATCAAAAGCTGTGCAGCACTGCGCCAGACTTGAGAATAATTTCGATGATCTGGGGGAATCGCAGAAGTGGAGAATCGGAGACGGCCTTTGAGACTTGGCTATTGAATTCTGGCCGAGAGCAGCGACTTGCACAAATTGTTGCACAAGTTGCGTTGCAGCGATTCGTGGGCTGTAAGTGGCTGCTTGCCACTGGAGCGATGTCGCCAACGCATCCAAGTGGCCTCCGGCGCCGTTTCGTCTATCCATCACTTGAAGGAAAAATGTTGggaaatttttgtatcatatttttgataatattCTAAATATCCATTGCTGAGCTTGTCTTAttataaaatatcaatttaatgTAATAGTTATAATTTCTAAGTGATTGCTTTGAATAAATGCAACATTTGTGATATCAATCAATCATTTATGTATAAAGATATTATATTTGGCTCAGTGTACTCCCTGGGGACCGATAGTCAAGACTCTCCAGACCACCGAACACAGAACCCCTGTTACCTCGTTGACTTGGCCTTAATGGCCATTCGGTTGTGTTGTGCTCTGtgtcaatttaaatattttagccatttcattttgtgcCGCTGAccggcaaaaacaaaaacgctcAAGTGTCGCTTGTCGAACGGAAAAAAAAGTCTTCAAAAATTTCTACTATTTTGCATTTGAGCTGTGATCATTGTATCGGTagtttacaacattttttacgCTGTTTGCTGACAGTGTCGAAGTTAAGTGGATTTCTTCAGATAAAAACACATCAAAAGtaaagttaaaataattttagttaTTGTGCAGAAAGAGTGTTGAATATTGTTAGTTATTGTTGATATTGTTAGTTAAGATTGATTGGTagtaaaaatatacaaaaccatataaataaataaacaaattttaaggtTTTATATAGCATATATGATGTATTTTCGATTGTGATTATGTAGGTATAGACTGATTCATTTAACACCTTAGCTTTGTAaagttataattattattaattaattagcaaaACTATCAAATGCTACACATGGCTTCAAAAGTAAGCAAATACAAGTTCCAGTAACTTTTGAGACCAAATGTATGTTGTACATTGAAAAAAACGTGTTACATTCATTAACAACACAGTAGCAAATAAATACGCGTACAAAAGCTGAGTACATTTTTGGAAAGTTTGTAAATATTTGGTGTTCAATCAGCTATTTTAGCTGGGCTTGTTTGGTGACTTTTTGACCTTGATCTTGGTGCCGCCCACCGATGACTTTTTGCGGCCATTCAATTTGGCCTTGTTGGAGGACAAAACGGCCGGTTTGGGCTTAACTACCCTGGCCTCAACCCGAATGTACAGATCGTAATTGAAGTCGCCGCAAGTTTTGCCTGCATAAGAGATATTGATTAAATAAGGATTATAGCTATGTAATACCTATATTACCACAACACATTTCCTCGCCGCAGGACTCGCAGGTCATCAGTCGAGTTTCCACAATTCCGGACTTATTCTTGATTTTCTTGACACAATTGTTTAGCGCAAACTCCCGGCGATCGCGTGCCTCGGTTTTCAGCTCCAACTTTCCCATCTCCACCATGCGGCTGAAGTACTCCTCCTCCTGTTTGTTCTTGGGCCTCAGCGTGGTTAGCATCTTCCAGTCGATGGGCACCGCACACAGTTCCATCAGCACCACATCCTTCATTTCACTGGGCACTGGATCCGCATAGGTGTACATCGCCTCGCGCTCTCCGTTGGCCCTCAGCAGCTTACGCATCTCCTTCTTGGGCATCTTGAAGGCGTAGTCCTTCTCCCGGATCTTTATCTCCTCGGCGCGCACCTTCACCGGTCGCATCTTGTAGTCGGGCACCTTCTCCAGCAGCCGCTTGAACTCCTCGACGGTCTGGATATTGCTGCGACTGAGGTCCAAAACGGGCACCACCGTCTTCTTTTTGGACAGCAGGTCGTCTAGTTTGCTCATCTTTGCGTATTACAGATTTTGGGTTTTGTAAACTAATATTTAATTAgctaaaaaagaaattatttgtttattttttgaatatttctaTACTTGTTATCCCTTGAGAAATCCTTAGCGAGCTATCGATTAAACATTGCCGGTTGCCAAGCAAACTTAACCCATTTCTATGCCAGCTGACTGAAACTAAACTTCCGATTCTCTCCTTTGCAGATCCACGAACATCTTTATTCACGTGCCGAAGTTACAAGTTGTTGATAAGTCACTGGGTAAACAACAAACACGACCCGAAGACCCAAGAAACCCGTCGAGAAACCGACAGCCGAAAACTAAAACCAGAAACAAATAAACTCAAACCCAAACCGAAAGAGCAAAACTCTTGGCtggcatttcatttggttGGATCGCGTTACGTGGTGCGGTTGGTGTTTCGTCTGCCCGCCAAAAAGAAAGTCACGACACAAAAACGAGATTTCCAAGATTCTGCCAACGAAAGTCAAAGTTACAAGTTTACTCCAAATTCGAGTCTTTCGGCCCGGTTCAACGTCTTTGCAACACATTTTCGGTGTCTCCCCCCGTGTGTGCCACTTTAGAAAGTGAAAATCGAGTGCAGTCCGCAACATTGTCTGAGTTCGAATCCGAATCTCTCAACCCATCGGCGGTTGCAGTTGAAAGTGAATTTTTTCGAGCTGCAAGTGATTTTCGTGGTTCGATTTTTGGACTTTCGGGCGCTCAATTCATCACAATCGATCGGTAGCCCGGGGTGTTCGGCTACTTGAATCCACTTCACAACCATCGACAGGAGGGCCCGGCATATCAGAGAGGCAACAATGGAGGCCGAGGAAGTTACAAAACTCGTCGATGGCGTGTACCGGGTAAGTTTTTCAATCATCATTACAGCATTCggtatttgttttattaattaaagcaCTCTGTGCATTGTTAATTGCCAAGGAAAATTAACGCTACAGAGTAGAGATACTAGAGTGTAGATTTCTGTCaactttattaaataaaagttcCCTCATATATGAAATAGattcttttaaaaattacacagAAAGttgttatatttaattatgactttgactttgctgTGGAAAATGGTAAATCTCTGTGGCTTAAGACACATTACTTGAAAAGATTCTTTAATGCGTATGCCAATTACCTACATATCTATTATCTATTAATTCATTTGGGGGCCATATCCAAACTTATGTAACCCGACTGACACCTTAGTACTAACGCAGCTCTGCCATGAAGGCCATTTCTATTAGCCACTTGAGACTAATTCAGTGTTACACTCATAACgatgtttatgttttggaaaacaatttataaCTTTAAACGTTTGCCTTTTGTAAACTAAATTTATCGCCACACGCGATCGCCATAAGCGGCAGCAAATGAAAGCAACCCAAAATTAATctacaaaatgaaaacaaaaagccgTGACTTGAAAGTATCTCTTGGATACCCTTGAAATGTTACGA from Drosophila yakuba strain Tai18E2 chromosome 3L, Prin_Dyak_Tai18E2_2.1, whole genome shotgun sequence carries:
- the LOC6533676 gene encoding uncharacterized protein LOC6533676 → MSKLDDLLSKKKTVVPVLDLSRSNIQTVEEFKRLLEKVPDYKMRPVKVRAEEIKIREKDYAFKMPKKEMRKLLRANGEREAMYTYADPVPSEMKDVVLMELCAVPIDWKMLTTLRPKNKQEEEYFSRMVEMGKLELKTEARDRREFALNNCVKKIKNKSGIVETRLMTCESCGEEMCCGKTCGDFNYDLYIRVEARVVKPKPAVLSSNKAKLNGRKKSSVGGTKIKVKKSPNKPS